In Streptomyces ambofaciens ATCC 23877, a single genomic region encodes these proteins:
- a CDS encoding DsbA family oxidoreductase, protein MRVEIWSDIACPWCYVGKARFEKALAAFPHRDEVEVVHRSFELDPGRAKDDVQPVLTMLTAKYGMSEAQARAGEDNLGAQAAAEGLDYRTRGRDHGSTFDMHRLLHLARESGRQEKLLDAFYRANFAEERSVFADDERLVELAVAAGLDADTARAVLADPTAYADEVRADEREAAELGASGVPFFVLDRAYGVSGAQPAEVFTRALTQAWGERTPLKPIGDGDAEACGPDGCAVPRS, encoded by the coding sequence ATGCGCGTCGAGATCTGGAGCGACATCGCCTGCCCGTGGTGCTACGTGGGCAAGGCCCGCTTCGAGAAGGCGCTCGCGGCCTTCCCGCACCGCGACGAGGTCGAGGTGGTGCACCGCTCCTTCGAGCTGGACCCCGGGCGGGCCAAGGACGACGTCCAGCCCGTGCTGACGATGCTCACCGCCAAGTACGGCATGAGCGAGGCGCAGGCGCGGGCCGGGGAGGACAACCTCGGCGCGCAGGCCGCCGCCGAGGGCCTGGACTACCGCACCCGGGGCCGCGACCACGGCAGCACCTTCGACATGCACCGGCTGCTGCACCTCGCCCGCGAGAGCGGACGGCAGGAGAAGCTCCTGGACGCGTTCTACCGGGCCAACTTCGCGGAGGAGCGGTCCGTCTTCGCCGACGACGAGCGGCTGGTGGAGCTGGCCGTCGCCGCCGGACTGGACGCGGACACCGCCCGCGCGGTGCTCGCCGATCCCACCGCCTACGCCGACGAGGTGCGCGCCGACGAGCGCGAGGCCGCCGAGCTCGGGGCGAGCGGCGTGCCGTTCTTCGTGCTCGACCGGGCGTACGGCGTCTCCGGCGCCCAGCCCGCGGAGGTCTTCACCCGGGCGCTGACGCAGGCGTGGGGCGAGCGCACGCCCCTGAAGCCGATCGGCGACGGCGACGCCGAGGCGTGCGGCCCGGACGGGTGCGCGGTGCCCCGGAGCTGA
- a CDS encoding GNAT family N-acetyltransferase produces MIDTRLPGSPVIRTVLSAEAETVAALHARARATYYPDGPPDDGTDWVAAWRGAVERPDGHVLCAVAGGDLVGVASFRVPEDGPAGTVRLFQFHIDPGHWRSGIGTALHTACVEQWRADGRRTAVLDVHADNRRAQAFYGRQGWVPDPEEPPGAGDHHLSLRFAVDGE; encoded by the coding sequence ATGATCGACACACGTCTGCCCGGAAGCCCGGTGATCCGCACCGTCCTGTCCGCCGAGGCCGAGACCGTGGCCGCCCTGCACGCCCGGGCCCGGGCGACGTACTACCCGGACGGGCCGCCCGACGACGGAACCGACTGGGTCGCCGCCTGGCGCGGGGCCGTCGAGCGGCCCGACGGCCACGTGCTGTGCGCCGTGGCAGGGGGCGACCTCGTCGGCGTCGCCTCCTTCCGGGTGCCGGAGGACGGACCGGCGGGCACGGTCAGGCTGTTCCAGTTCCACATCGACCCCGGCCACTGGCGGTCGGGCATCGGCACCGCCCTGCACACCGCCTGCGTGGAGCAGTGGCGCGCCGACGGCAGGCGGACGGCCGTCCTGGACGTGCACGCCGACAACCGCCGCGCCCAGGCCTTCTACGGCCGCCAGGGCTGGGTCCCCGACCCGGAGGAGCCCCCGGGCGCCGGCGACCACCACCTGTCCCTGCGCTTCGCCGTGGACGGGGAATGA